GGCGCCCTCCTGCCGTTGCTCCCGGGCATAAGAGAGCAAGGAGACCCGCTGCTCCTGAAGGTGCTCGCGGCGCGCCACGGCGAGCGATCCGACGATCAAGGTGCCACCTAACAGAACGGTGGTGGCGACCAGTGCGGCGACCCACGGCCGCCGCTGGCACCAGCGCCAGGCATGTCCCGCAGGGGAGAGCGGCCTGGCACGGATCGGCGCATTTGTTAGAAAGCGTCCAAGGTCCGCTGCCAGTTCTGAAGCTGAAGAATAGCGGCGCGCGGGATCCTTGCGCAGGCACTGGAGGCAGATGGTTTCCAGATCCCGCGGGACCGTCGGTGTCAGACGGCGCGGCGAGACCGGATCATCATCGCGGAGCTGCATGAGGATCGCGTCCAGTGTGGGTCCTTGAAAGGGGGGGCGACCGGTGAGCAGGTGATAGAGCAGCGCTCCGAGCCCATAGATATCAGTCCGCACGTCCGCATCGCCGCCAAGCGCTTGTTCAGGGGCCGCATAACTTGGCGACCCGAGGACTTGCCCGGTGCGGGTGATCCCGGTCTTGCCACCATCGCCGGATAGGAGCCGCGCGATCCCGAAGTCGGTCACGTGCGGCTGTCCGGTTTGATCCAAGAGGATATTGGATGGCTTCAGGTCACGATGCAGCACGCCCTTCTGATGAGCATGCTGGACGGCATCTGCCACCCGGAGCAGACAGCCTGCTGCCTGCCGGGCTTCCATGGGATGTTCCCGCACGATCTCTTCCAAGCTCTTGCCCGAGACGTGCTCCATGCTGAACCAGGGCACGCCTTCGTCATCTCCCACGTCAATGATGCGGACGATGCCGGGATGTTGCAGGCGTGCTGCAGTCTGTGCTTCGCGGAGAAATCGTTCGCGCTCTTCCGGGCCTGCAAACTTGGCCTGCAGCAGCACCTTCACCGCGACCACCCGGTCGAGCAGAGGTTGCCGGGCGCGGTAGACCACGCCCATGCCGCCGCGGCCGATTTCCTCGTAGAGCTCGAACCCGGCGAGGCGCATCCAAGGTGAGGCCTCCCCGGAGTCAGGAACCATTTCCTCATCTGAAAAGGTGAGCGCAAAGAGGCAGCGGGGGCAGTGCTCGCCCGAGAGGGGACTGCCACAGGTCGGACAGGCACCGGCGGCTGCGCTGGGGGCGGACATCGCTTCCTTTACTCCGCTTTTATCCACGGCGATTACACAAATTCGTGTCTCAGGCACCGAGCGCCGCCGCGAGTGCGCGCAACTCTTCATCCACCATCCGCCGATCTGGAAGACCGGCTGCCACCTCTGCCCGCACCATTTCCCGGAAATCGCCGCGCAGGCGGTGCACTGCCACCGCCACGCTCCGGGCGTGGATGCCCAGTGCGCTCGCTGCGGTCTCGTACTCGCCGGCACCGGCCTCGCGGGACAGGAAGGGACTGAGGGCTTGGAAGAGCTTGGCCCGGCCGGTGGTCTCGCATTCTTCCTCCAGCCGTTCCAAGGCGGCCTGCATCACCGCGTGGGCCCATTTCTTCTCGAAGAGGGACTCCGGGGTGTCTTGGGTGGCGGGTTCCTTGCCAAACCAGCGTTCCGCCTCCACTGAATCGAGCGGGACTGGAGTCTCGCCACCGCCCCGCTTGCCTGCGGTCTCATGACGGTGCCGGTTTGCGAGGAAGTTCTTCAGGATGGTGATAAGCAGGGTGCTGAAGCGGGTATCCCGCTGCTCGACCTTGGAGAGCCAATCCTGCTCGATGAGCTTGGCAAAAAAAGCTTGGGTGAGGTCCGCGGCGTCTTCCGGGGAGTCCCCGCGCCGCCGGATGAAGGCGTATACCGGGTACCAGTAGTTCCGGGTGAAGTGGTTCCATGCCTCGTCCCGGCCGCTATCGTCCCCGGCTCCTCCCATGATGGTCCAGCGTGTCGTGCAGAAACGCGGGGAAGAGTTGATATCCTCATGGGTCATGGCGCGGACGGGGGAAAATCGGACGGGGGGTTCCCATTTGTTAGCATGCTCCGGCCTTCTCCGCCAGTGCCGGAAGACTGGTTTCGAACCGATTCGGAAGATTTTGGAGATTTTTCGTAATCCCGGACGGTCTTCCGGGTGGAATCTCATTGGAAGGCTGCTCTCCCCCAAGCCCAGCTTTGCCCGTTTTTCCCCTCCCGGCCTGCCTCGATCGATCCGCTCTCCCTCCCACGGATTGACGAGGCAGGCCCGAAATTTTTTCGGGAGTCGGCGCAGAGACGAAAAAGGCCACCGGCGAACCGGTGGCCTAGGAAACTAGCTATTGAGCTTTGGCGCTCAGGCAACTTGGAAGCCGGCAGCCTGTTCGGGCGTGAGCTCGATATATTGCCAAGGGAGGCCGTGGACGTTCAGGTCGGCCATGAAGGAGTCCGGATCGTATTGCTCCATGTTCCAGACGCCCGGCTTGCGCCATTTTCCTTCCAGCATCTGCTTGGCGCCGATCATGGCGGGCACGCCGGTGGTGTAGGAGATGGCCTGGCTGCCGACTTCGGCGAAGCAGGCCTCGTGGTCGCAGATATTGTAAATGTAGATCGCCTTCTGCTTCCCGTCCTTGATGCCGGTGATGACATTGCCGATGCAGGTCTTGCCCTTGGTCGTTTGGCCGAGCTCGCCGGGGTCTGGCAGGACGGCCTTCAGGAACTGGAGCGGGATGATTTCCACGCCGTTGTAGACCACGGGGTCGATGCGGGTCATGCCGACGTTTTGCAGCACTTCAAGATGCTTCAGGTAGTTCGGCGAGAAGCTCATCCAGAACTGGGCGCGCTTGATCGTCGGGATGTGCTTCACGAGCGATTCCAGCTCCTCGTGATACATCCGGTAGATTTCATAGGTGCCGACGCCATCCGGGCAGGTGAAGGCCTGGTGCTTCGACATCGGCGCGGTTTCGACGAATTGGCCATCTTCCCAGTGGCGGCATTCGGCGGTCACCTCGCGGATGTTGATTTCCGGGTTGAAGTTGGTGGCGAAGGCCTTGCCGTGGTTGCCCCCGTTCACGTCGATGATGTCCAGGGTGTGGATCTCGTCGAAGTGGTGCTTGAGCGCCCATGCGGTGAAAACATTGGTCACGCCCGGGTCGAAGCCGGAGCCGAGCAGGGCGGAACGGCCTGCAGCGAGCCACTGGTCCTGGAGTGCCCACTGCCAGGAGTATTCGAACTTCGCGACGTCCTTCGGCTCGTAATTTGCGGTGTCGAGGTAGTCGACCCCCGCTGCAAGGCAGGCCTCCATGATGGTCAGGTCCTGATAGGGGAGGGCCACATTGATCACCAGAGAAGCGCCGGTCTTGCGGATCAGCTCGGCGGTTTGAACCGGATTGTCGGCGTCCACCTGGGCAGTGGCGATGTCCCGGCCGGTGCGCTTCTTCACTTCTGCAGCGATCGCGTCACACTTTGATTTCGTGCGGGATGCGAGGGTGATTTCACCGAAAACCTCGGGAACCATGGCGCATTTGTGGGCGACGACGCTGCCGACGCCTCCGGCGCCGATGAGAAGGACCTTGTTCATGGGAAGATAGCTGGGGAAGGGGTGGGGGAAAGGGGCTTGCTAGGCAAGGATTTCCCGGTGACTCAGATGTCCAACATTCGGATCAGCTCCGTCACTGAAACCTGATGATGCGACGCGAGGCTCTTCAGGATTCCGGGCCAAAGTTCCGGTTTTCAGCGGTTGATGCAGCGGGATCGTTTCGTGATGTTCCCCGTTTTGCGAAGTCGTCACTCGCACATGGGAGCCTTTCTGGCGCGTGATCTCGTAGCCAAGGGGCTTGAGAGCACGGATCAACGCAGCTCCGTCGATATCCCGGGGTAATTTCATGCCGGGATCACTTCGTCCCGGACGAAGTGCAGGCGGATCATCTTGGGCGCGACCGCTTGGTCGTCAAAGTGGCAAGCGACTGCCTCACGAAGTGCGGATTTTAGTTCGTCGATCGTTTCTGCTTGGGTGTGAATGCCGTAACCTAGCGCGGAGGCGCTGTAGCCGCCTTCGATTGGATCCTCGGCGATCTCAAAAATGATCTCTTGCACGCGCTGAACCTAGCTTCTCCGGCGGTTGGATTCAATCCCTGAACCTCCGGGTGCCGGGAGGCTCAGATTTTCCAGACAACTTTTGCTCCCCGCGGTGTTCTCTCCTGCGTAAGGCTTCTTCCAAGCAACCGGGCCATACATTCAATGAAATACCAACGCTCCATCCGCAAGCGCCTCGCCGCAGGTTTCACCCTGCTTGAAATGGTTATCGTCCTTGGAATCATCGCCGTGCTTCTCGGCGGCTCGATCGCCCTGATCGGCGGTGTGGGTGACGGTGCCAAGCTGCAGCGCGTTTCCGCTGACTTCAATGCGATCGGCTCGTCGCTAAAGACTTACAAGATCAACGCGGGCACCTACCCGACCACTTCCCAAGGTCTCGACGCCTTGGTGACCAAGCCGACCAGCACCCCGGTGCCGAAGCGCTGGACGCAGGTGCTCAAGAAGCTGCCGCAGGATCCGTGGATGCAGAACTACACCTACAAGTTCCCCGGTACCAAGGATCCGAGCGAATTCGAAATCTTCAGCAACGGCAAAGATGGCATCCAAGGCACGGATGATGACCTCAGCAGCCAGGACGAGTAATCGCCATGCGGGGAGCGGCTTCACGCTCCTCGAAATGGTGATCGTCCTCCTCGTTATCGCCCTGTTGGGCGGCAGCGCGGTCGGCCTGATGCTCATCTCCGACGACGAGCGGGCTCTCAATCGTGCCTCCGTGGAAGTGGAGGTTCTCGCCAAGCGAGCCCGCACCGTCGCCGCCCTGCAGCAACGTCCTTACGCCCTCGAGTTCACCAATAACACCGTGAGCTTGATGCCCCTCGCCGAAGCCTCGCTCGAACCCGGTGACCGGGAAAAGGCGTTGGCCGCCCAGCAGGAGGCGGCGGAAGCAAACCCCGATATGGTGGTCAAGGGCTTCGCCCCGGTTCATGCCGGGTGGGAGCTGGACCCGGACATGCGGATCTTCGTCCGCCGCTGGGCCACCGAGGAGTGGATTTCCGTGAGCGGAGAACTCCGCCAGGTCTGGCGCTTTGATCCGGAAGGCTTTTGCGAACCGGTCGGCGTGCGGATCGAGCGGGGTAAAAGCTGGAAAGAAAACGAATTCCATCCCCTGACCGGCGGCATCCGGGATTCGACGATGGAGGCTTACTGAATTTCCTGGAAACATGCGACTCAACCCGAACAGCGGCCGCAAGCAGCGGCAAAGGCGATCAGGCTTCCTCCTGCTGGAAGTGCTGCTCGCCCTCGGCGTGTTCGGGATTGCCGCTACCGGCTTCGCCGTGGCGCTGCACCGAACGGCGGATCTGGCCTCGCTATCCCAGCGGGAAGTGAAGATCACCCGCCTGCTGGAAAGCGCCCTCGCCGAGGCAATGTCCTACCCGGTGCTGGAGGAGGGGACGACCTCCGTCTCCATCCCGGAGATGTCCGAGTATGAAATGCGGGTCGATACGACCATCGAGCTGCTGCCGGAGATCGAGAACGAAGACGGGCAGCTCCTTCAGGAGATGTACCGCGTGGAGGTAAAGGCCCTCTGGTTCGAAAATGCCGTGATGCAGGAGCAGAGCGCGGAAACCTGGCGCTACTCGCGCCTTTATCAGCCATGAGACTTGTCCGTCATGTCCCGTCCCGGCGCCGCGGCTTCACTTTGCTGGAGCTGGTGCTCGCGTTGCTGGTTATGGCGATCCTGACCGGGATGATTTTCAAGACCGCCTCGGGCAGCATGGAGCTGAGCAATACCGTGGTGAAGCGCCAGAACGAGGAAAGCGTCCAGTCCGCGTTCTTCGAGCTGCTCGGGCGCCGCTTGAGCGCCCTGCCGGGGAATACCCGCATGGAACTCGCTTCGACCGATGCGGGCAGCCACTACCTTTCCGATTTAACCCTTCAGAATGTCCCCCTTGGCTTCAGCTGGGGCGGTGCGGAGAAGATCCCGAAGGCGATCAAGCTTTCCACGGTCCAGCGCCGCGATGGCTATCTGGACATCGTGCTGCGCTACTACGAGGAGGAGATCCTCGAGGACAGCGACAATCAGAACACCAACGAGGATCTCGAGCCCTTCGCCGAGGTTGTCTTGCTGGAAGACGTGCGCACCTTCGAGTGGCGCGTGCTGGATGGCCGGACCATGGAGTGGAACTACGACTGGGATCTGGTCGGTCGCCTGCCACTCCAGATGGAACTCACCATCGCCATGGGGGCTGAAGGCGAGTTCATGCGCCAGATTTTCTGGATCACCCCGAAGCAGGACCCGGAGGTCATGATGCGCCAGCTCCAGCAGCAGGCGGCGACCGGTCAGGGTGGCGGTGGCGGTGGCGGTGGCGGTGGCGGTGGCGGTGGCGGCGGCGGCGGCGGCGGCGGCGGCGGCGGCGGCGGCGAGGGGCCCATAATCAGAAATCCCAGGTGAAGTTCAAATCCACCAGATCAAGAAACCGAGGCTCCGCGCTTATCGCGGTGCTTTTCCTGATTGCGATCCTCGCGATGGCCTCCATCACGGCTATCCGGGTGGTGTCCTTTGACGTCGATCTGGCGGGAGCCCAAGTCCACGGCTTCCGTGCCCGGCAGCTTGCGGAGATGGGTATCGCCATCGCGGCGAATCCCGTGGTGAAGCGCTCGGATCCCTTGCTTCGCCACCTTTCGGAAGAAGATGGCGAAGGCTTCGAGGCCCGCATCATTTCCGAAGGCGAGAAGTTCAATATCAACGCCATCATCCTTCGCCAGGATGAGCAGCTTATGAAGTCCATGTTCATGGACTGGGGGCTGGATCTGGATCAGGCTCAAGAGCTTTCCGATGCCTTGATCGACTGGGTCGACGGCAATGACGAGGTGGGGCTCAACGGTGCGGAGTCGGAATGGTACACCGCTCAGGGACACCTCAACCAACCTTTCAACCGTCCCTTCTATGACCTGGAGGAGATGCGGATGGTGCGCGGGATGGATCTCGTGGAGGCGCTCAAGCCGGACTGGCGGAACTGGTTCACCATTTGGAGCTCCGGTGCTCTGGATCTGAACGAAGCGCCCGCCGAACTGATTGCCGCTGCCGCGGAGATCACCGTCGAGGAAGCCAACGTGATCCCGGAGACCGTACGCGGGGCCGATGGCATCCGCGATACGGATGACGACAAGCCCTTTCAGGATGTGAATACCGCGCTTGCACTTATGGGCGTGGATACCACCCTCAGCCCGCAAGTCGCGCAACGATTCACAGTCAATGACACGACCACCCGTCTCGAGAGCATCGGGTCGGTGGCCGGAGCGAAACGAAAAATCACGGTGATCGTGCGCAACCGCACGGGCCGACCGGCGGTTTTGGAACGAACCGAGGAAGTAATCCCTTGAGCAAACAACAGGAAACGACACTGCTGGTCCCGGGTGCCCGGGGCTGGGAAATCTGGAAGCAGTCGAGCGCCGGGGGATTCGCCCTCCAGTCGGCGGATGGACCCGCGCGTGCCTCTGACTTGGCCAATATCCCCGGTGGTCACCTGGTGATGCTTTTCCCGGTGCGTGGCATGCATGCCATGCCTTTCAAGGCCTCTAGCTCGGATGAATCGCTTTTTGAGGACCTTGCCGGGATGCATGCCGAGCGCCTTGGCGTCCGAGCGGACCCGATGGCCGGGCAATTGTCGGACACCTTCGTCGTTACGAAGGATGAGGAGACCGCCACGCTGTTGTGTGTGGTGCTGAAGTCCCCCGGCGATGGCGATTTGCCGCCCCGTAGCCCGAAGGAATTCGATATCTCCCCGCGCAGCTATGCGGTGCAGGGCGAGAAGATCGCGGTGTGGAAGGAATTCGACCGCTGGGTCTTCGCCTTCTACCGCGGTGGGAAATTGCTTTATTCGCAGGCTACCTCCAGCACAGCTCCCGCTCCGGATGCGTCTTGCTTGCGGGAAATCCAGCTGGCGCTCGGCCAGATGGCGATCCAAGGCTTGGCACTGCGGCCCGAACTGATCCACGTGTGGTCTCCGGAAGGGGATGCAGGTGACGCGGGTAGCTTGGCGACCGAGCTAGGCATTCCGGCGAAAGTCAGCCCTCGTCCCGAGCCAAGCCTCGCGGAGCCGCGCAGCAAGCTGCTTCCCGCGGACGTGCGTGCCGCCCGCCGTGCTGCCCGCCAGCGTGCGCAGAAGATGGCTGCCGCTGCCGCCGTGCTGCTTGCCTACCTCGGCGTGGCGGGCTGGTTCGGTTTCGGCCTTTGGAAGGATCACCGGAAGATCAAGGAACTGAATGCCGAAGCGGAGCAAATCGCTCCCAAGGCGGAGATTGCGAACTACGAGGAACACCTCCAGCTCTGGAACGAGTTGGATCCTGTCGTGAACAAGGACAAGTATCCCGTCGAAATCATGTTCCGGGTCGCGAAGGCGATCCCCATGGGCAGCGGGCTGCGCCTGAAGACCGCGGAAATCACCGGCGGCGATATCCGCCTGGTAGGCGAGGCGAAGGAGCCAGCCCCGATTTCCACCTTCGACCTGAACCTGAAAAAGTCCTCCTACGGTCTCTCCCACTACACTTGGGAGACTCCGCCGGCTTCGAACAGCTCCAAGGGCTGGGACTTCCAGTTCAACGGCACTCTCGCCGAGAAATAAGCGACTCCTTGATTTACCGACAAATGTTCCGCCCTGTGGCTTTCCTCTCCCGATCCCACGATTCATGAGCGACCGCGAAAAGAAACTAGTCCTGCTTTTTGGCCTCGCGGCCTTCGTGTTGCTCAATGTTTTCGGCATCAGCTGGTACAAGAAATACAAGCTCGAGCTTTCCAAAAAGGTGTCCAAGGCGGAGTCCTCTGTCCAGGTGGCGGAGGCTTACCAGAATAGCTACGCGGGCGTTGAGGAAGAGATGATCTGGCTCGGTGACCATTTCCCGGAGCCGAAGGCCGGCCAGACCGTCCAAGCGGAACTTCAGCAATTCGCTTCCTCCGAAGCGTCCAAGAACACATTGACGGTCAAGCGCCCGAAGATCCTGCCGAATGACGAGACGCCGGGTGCCAAATTCCATCGTGCCCGCGTGGAGTTCAATGTTACCGGCACCGAGGCCTCGCTTTACCGTTGGCTGGACAAGCTGCAGGCTCCCGATTCCCTGCGCGCCATCACCGGCATGCGCCTTTCCCCCGACACGAAGGATGACACCCTGATCGAGTGCACCGTGACCGTGGAGCAGTGGTACGTGCCGCAAGGCGCGGTGGATGAATCAGCGGACGACGCGCAACCCGTGGAGGAATGATGAAAGCGCCACACTTTTGCATGGTCGCCGTTTTGCTTTCCGCCGGACTCGCCTCTGCCGAGATTCCGAGGAAGGCGGAAAGGGATACCTATTCGAAACTTTGGGAGGCCTCGCCTTTCACCACGAAGCCGATCAACCCCCTAAAGCCTGAATCTTCCAGTCCCATGGCGGACTGGACGCTCGGCGGTGTCTCGGAAATCCATGGCGGTTATGTGGTGACCCTCGTTCATAAGAAGAACGCCGGGGAATCGATGATCATCCGCCCCGATGGCGTGCAGAAGACCAGCGCCGACAAGATCGAGCGCGGAATTACTCCTGGTGAAGCGGGGACCTTCAAGCTCGACCGCGTCGACTATGGCCAAGGCGGTTGGAAGGACATCTCGGTTCACTTGTCGGACGGCGCCCGCTTGGGCGTGGTCCGTTTCGATGAGAAAAACTTGGTGCCGAAGACTTCCGCGCCAGCCGCGGGCAATCGTCCGGGTCCTAGTGTCCAGCCCAACCAAGCGAATCCGCAAGGTGCCCCCGGAACTCCCGGGCGGCCCCGGTTAAGCGCGCCCCCGAAATGATGATGAAAGCCCTGCCATTCTCCATTTTCGCCGTTTCGCTCGCGGCGGGCATTGCTTCGGCCGAGCCGCCGAAGAAGCCCCCGCTTACGACTTATACCAAGTTGTGGTCTGATTCCCCATTCACCACCAAGCCCCCGCCGGCAGCGGCGAAGGAAGAGGATAGCGCCATGGCCGATTGGACCCTTGGCGGCGTTTCCGAGGTGGAAGGCGGTTATATGGTCACCTTGCTTCACAAGAAGAACGCCGGGGAATCGATGATCCTCCGCCCGAAGAATATCCAGAAGATCACCGCGGATGAGATCGAATGGCTGAAGCCGGGGGATCCGGGAACTTTCAAGCTCGACCGTGTCGAATACGGCAAGGGCGGCTGGAAAGACATCACGGTTCATCTGGTGGCAGGTGCCCGTAGCGGCGTCGTCCGCTTCGATGAGAAAAATCTGACCCCGAAGGCCTCGGGTCCGGCACCTGGCAATCGCCAAGGGCAACCGGGGCAACCCGGCCAGCCAGTTCCCGGACAGCCGGCGCAACAGCCCGGTGCCCAACCCACCAATCAACAACCCGCAGCGCCTAACGTTCGTCAGGTCCGCCAGCGGGTGGTCCCGCCCGCACCTGCAACCCAACGATAAGTCCGTCCACGCCTGTCTCCCATGTTGTCAAAAACGCCTTTCCTGCTTGCCGGGCTGATTCTTTCGGGCCTCGCAGTCGCGCAAAACCCCGCCGTTCCACCCCCACCTCAACCCGGGGGACAGATCCAGCCCGCAGCCGCTGCTGCAGGGCAGCTCGTCGCTCCTGATCCGAATGCGGTGAACCAGAAGGGTTACGCCGAGCCGAAGATCAATGGCGAGCGTCTCGCCGAGCTGTATACCGAGATCACCGGCCGCCGCGTCACCCTGAGCAATGCCGCCATCGCAGCGGAGTTCCGCTTCGTCCAGCAAGGACCGATTACCTATGGGGAGGCTGCAGAGCTTCTGAGGAAGGCGGCCCTTCTGGAAGGCTTCGTGTTCATCGCTTCCGGCAAGAATCACGATACCCTGGTATTTTCCCAGAATCCTCCGGTGGTACAGAGCCAGCCCCTGATTACCATCACCGATCCGGCTGATCTTCCCGAGGAAGACGTGGTGGTCACCTATGTGATGCCGCTGAAGTACATCAAGCCTCAGGAGGTCACCCGTACCTTCCAGGAAGTGGTGAAGAGCTTTGGAAGCTACGGTTCCATTTCCGCGGTTCCCAATGCTTCTTCCGTGGTCATCACGGAGAACTCGGCATTGATCCGCCGCCTGATTGAGTTGCAGTCGACGATCGACGTGCCTTCGCAGCAGGTCGCGACCCGCTTCATCAAGGTCCAGTATGCGGACGTTCAGGAGCTTTCCGAAACCCTGAATGAGATCCTGAATACCCAGCAGCAGCAGCAGCGTTCCGCGGGCTTGCAGCGGGTTCAAGGAACTCCTGCTCCAGCGGCTCCGGTAGTGCCCGGTGTGCCAGCCAATCCCGTGGCGAATGCTGCGGACGGAGGTGGTAGTGCCGGTGAGGATGTGCCGATCCAGATCGTGCCCAACACCCGCACGAACGAGATTTTCGCGATGGGCCGACCCATTGACATCGTCTTCGTGGAGAGCCTGGTGCGGGGCTTCGACTCCCCGACCGATCAGAAGAATTTCCTGCGCCGCAAGCTGAAGTTCCTGGCCGTGGCCGACTTCTTGCCGGTGGCCAACGATGCCCTCCAACGCGCCTTCGGCGGCACCGGTGGTGCGGCAGGTGGCGGGGCCGCAGGCGGTGGCGGCGGAGTGGGTGGCCGCTCGACCGGCGCGAATGCCGGTGGAGGCTCTCGCACGACGGGTAGCAGCAGGTCCGGACGCTCCGGTACCTCTGCCTCGAATGGTAGTAGCTTCGGCGGTGGCGGCAGCAGCGGTAGCAGCTTTGGCGGCGGATCCAGCGGTGGCGGCGGCGCCAGCGGTGGCGGCACCTTGGGTGAACCGGATGTGAATAGCGCTCCCGAGTCGCTTTTGGTCGGCCGCACCTTGCTGGTGGCCGATAACATTACGAACTCGATCGTGGTCCAAGGTCCGCCAGCCAGCTTGGAAATCGTGACCAAGCTCTTGGATGAGATCGATGTGAAGGCGGAGCAGGTCATGATCTCCTGTGTCTTCGGCCAGCTTTCGCTCGGCGATGATCTCAGCTACGGCATCGATTATCTGCGCACCCTCGACATTCGCGGGGACAATGCGATCGGCGGCCGCGGTGGCAGTGGTGATCTTCCGGATCTGCCGCTTGATGGTACCGATTTTGATCCGGGTTCGCTCGCGGCCGGCACCGGTCTCGGGATCTACGGCAAGATCGGCGAGCACATGAACCTTTACCTGAAGGCTCTGCAAGCTACCGACCGCTTCAACGTGATTTCCCGCCCGACCGTCTTCATGGCGAACAACCAGAAGGGCACGATCTCCAGCGGTCAGCGTATCGCCGTTCCGACCAATAGCTTCAACAGTGGCACCACCGGCCAGAGCACCAACATCGAATACCGCGACGTGGTGCTGACCCTCGAGGTCATCCCGCTGGTGAATTCCCAAGACGAAGTGACGCTTCAGATCTACCTGCTGAACGACGAAGTGCTTGGCAATCAGGTCATCGAAGGGGTCGGCACCGTGCCGACCATCGCGACCCGCGAGCTGGTGACCACGGTGACCGTACCGAACAACGAGACCATCGTGCTCGGCGGCCTGATCACCACCCGCGACCGCAAGGAGCGTTCCGGCATCCCGATCCTCAGCCAGATCCCGTGGCTCGGCGGCTTCTTCAGCACCACCACCGACAATGACGAGCGCGAGGAATTGCTGATCTTCATCCAGCCGAAGATCATCAACGACGGAAACAGCCTCTACGATGCCCAGGTCGAAATCGACCAGCGCTACAAGATTGACGACGAAAACCGTGAATTTATCGATGGCCCGGGCGTCCTGCCTGCCAAGGAATCGAGGGAAACCATCGTCGAAACAAAGAAGGGCGGCTCGGCCGACATGATTCCTGAGAGCGAGGGCGGCGCCCGCCGCGCCAGCTCCCGCCCGAAGGGGTTTTTCAAGAACCGCTAAGTAGATTTTGACGTCCGGAGGGGGCCGCGGAGATTCAATCTGCGGCCCTACCTATTCCGGTACTTGCCAAAATCCGCCTTCAAGTCTCAGTTTGTCCAGCCGGCTCCGGTAAGTCCCGGACCTTTCAAAAAAACATCCAATTTCGTTCCATGCCCGAAATCACTGAATCGGAACTCGCACCGAACGTGAAGGCCTTGTGGCTCAAGGCCCTCAGTGCCGTTCAGACCAATAATCACAGCTACGCCGTTAAGCTTCTGCAATCCGTGCTCAAGGATGCGCCCTTCTTCCTCGAAGGCCGCCAAGTCCTGCGCAAGTGTGAGGGAATCGTTCAGGGTGGCGCGAAATCCGGAAAAGGCCTTTTCGGCATGAGCTCCGGTGGCCCGGGCATGAAAGTTTCCGGTGCCGTCAAGAAGGACCCGCTGTCGGCGCTGCCGATGATCGAGGAGTTCCTTGAGAACAATCCTTACAGCCCGGAAGGCAATGACCTGCTTTTCGAAGCCTTCATGGCACTCCAGCTTCCGGAGAGCGCGGCTTTCGCGCTGGAGACGGTCCGCAGGGGCCACCCGGAGCATCTCAAGCTGATGCACAAGCTGGCGGCCTTCTACATCGGTAACGACAATCCGGCAAAGGCCGCCGAGGTCTACCGCGATATCATCAAGCATCATCCGGCCGACTCCGCCGCCATCAAGGGCGAGAAGGACTGCACCGCCCGTGCTTCCATGCAGAAGGGCGGCTGGAGCGAACAGGCTGACATGAAGTCGCTCCTTAAGAACAAGGATGAGGCCGGTGAGCTCGACCAAGGCTCCAAGTCCGGTCTGACCCGCGACCAGCTGGAAGACCGCCGCGATCGCCTCATCCTGAAATATAACGAGGACCCGAACCAGCTTGCGATCGTCAAGGATCTCGCCGGCATTTTCGAGCAGCTCGAAGACTGGTCGAA
This portion of the Luteolibacter luteus genome encodes:
- a CDS encoding tetratricopeptide repeat protein; its protein translation is MPEITESELAPNVKALWLKALSAVQTNNHSYAVKLLQSVLKDAPFFLEGRQVLRKCEGIVQGGAKSGKGLFGMSSGGPGMKVSGAVKKDPLSALPMIEEFLENNPYSPEGNDLLFEAFMALQLPESAAFALETVRRGHPEHLKLMHKLAAFYIGNDNPAKAAEVYRDIIKHHPADSAAIKGEKDCTARASMQKGGWSEQADMKSLLKNKDEAGELDQGSKSGLTRDQLEDRRDRLILKYNEDPNQLAIVKDLAGIFEQLEDWSNSFTFYSWGFSLSNGDVALQTKADKMKDKVAEQQMQELEARAKSNPDDPEVQAMLAERKAARIAESLEEAKKRVDVNPTDPTLRFELGQAYFNAGDYSGAIPQLQQAKRNPHIQSKVLLLLGRTFKAKGMLDMASKQLADALADLVGMDNTKKEILYEKGLIHAEMGDKDGALEAFKQIYEVDYGYRDVAARVESSYA
- a CDS encoding general secretion pathway protein GspK, producing MKFKSTRSRNRGSALIAVLFLIAILAMASITAIRVVSFDVDLAGAQVHGFRARQLAEMGIAIAANPVVKRSDPLLRHLSEEDGEGFEARIISEGEKFNINAIILRQDEQLMKSMFMDWGLDLDQAQELSDALIDWVDGNDEVGLNGAESEWYTAQGHLNQPFNRPFYDLEEMRMVRGMDLVEALKPDWRNWFTIWSSGALDLNEAPAELIAAAAEITVEEANVIPETVRGADGIRDTDDDKPFQDVNTALALMGVDTTLSPQVAQRFTVNDTTTRLESIGSVAGAKRKITVIVRNRTGRPAVLERTEEVIP
- a CDS encoding secretin N-terminal domain-containing protein, giving the protein MLSKTPFLLAGLILSGLAVAQNPAVPPPPQPGGQIQPAAAAAGQLVAPDPNAVNQKGYAEPKINGERLAELYTEITGRRVTLSNAAIAAEFRFVQQGPITYGEAAELLRKAALLEGFVFIASGKNHDTLVFSQNPPVVQSQPLITITDPADLPEEDVVVTYVMPLKYIKPQEVTRTFQEVVKSFGSYGSISAVPNASSVVITENSALIRRLIELQSTIDVPSQQVATRFIKVQYADVQELSETLNEILNTQQQQQRSAGLQRVQGTPAPAAPVVPGVPANPVANAADGGGSAGEDVPIQIVPNTRTNEIFAMGRPIDIVFVESLVRGFDSPTDQKNFLRRKLKFLAVADFLPVANDALQRAFGGTGGAAGGGAAGGGGGVGGRSTGANAGGGSRTTGSSRSGRSGTSASNGSSFGGGGSSGSSFGGGSSGGGGASGGGTLGEPDVNSAPESLLVGRTLLVADNITNSIVVQGPPASLEIVTKLLDEIDVKAEQVMISCVFGQLSLGDDLSYGIDYLRTLDIRGDNAIGGRGGSGDLPDLPLDGTDFDPGSLAAGTGLGIYGKIGEHMNLYLKALQATDRFNVISRPTVFMANNQKGTISSGQRIAVPTNSFNSGTTGQSTNIEYRDVVLTLEVIPLVNSQDEVTLQIYLLNDEVLGNQVIEGVGTVPTIATRELVTTVTVPNNETIVLGGLITTRDRKERSGIPILSQIPWLGGFFSTTTDNDEREELLIFIQPKIINDGNSLYDAQVEIDQRYKIDDENREFIDGPGVLPAKESRETIVETKKGGSADMIPESEGGARRASSRPKGFFKNR